A single region of the Gemmata palustris genome encodes:
- a CDS encoding DUF11 domain-containing protein codes for MFARLAALVLVAAVAGIGGCSYNPATFPYWLPPGRIEQTHAKPRGFGYFRDFDPKACRLEIKPGGNATAPLGSQIVLVATVYDKEGVPRRDRRVEWMIEGPGNIVEADESGVFAGRGYKVDNKYAVTYTSYIPKTITRGNDDPKDDVAVEPGQTFVVISSAIPGETVVTAYAPEVFNWDNGRVITKVMWGDSRFKFPETTTVRIGGETTLATSINPASADAGSNFRVRYRVIGGPPAVLVSKSGDDTTASLSGSGGKEAEALTDTNGEAAVRLVQRDPKAGKTRVAVEVVKPPENGVGPGTVVGRRETVVEWATAEVKLKVDAPPVASAIGTFPVTVSLDNIAGVDSKDARVRVTISDSATLSRSEPPPTRQDEKGGLIFDLPPVSGKGKQSVVMQVRPAKVGQVTITAEAVTADSMRADTSATTRVEQGKLNLVLEVPPIALAGERIPGRIAITNGGAAPAENVTVWAQFDEGLLSGTARSPVELTAGTLAPGQTKTLDLPLTAKATGRYGVRVRATGDGNLSASAEPLSVEVRKAELAVAITGPKLAYLYQQVSWSITVANRGDAPVSNAVVRATLPPEVKITAADGGTIGPGSVEWKLADLASGTQKSFKLEGDAIKLAAQAGVTVSVLADATNNGKTVGTPVEGRAEASVAVIGNAALSLELATPPGLVEVGKRVRFQIRVKNQGTVSARNIDVTALAPPELKPFRGTGPAEGRIDNAGRVVFPTVDELQPGQTLTFTVEVDAAQTGDARFTAEVKAAHLRNPLKEEQSVRVTGK; via the coding sequence ATGTTCGCACGCCTCGCCGCTCTGGTTCTCGTCGCTGCGGTCGCGGGTATCGGCGGGTGCTCGTACAACCCCGCCACGTTCCCGTACTGGCTCCCGCCCGGGCGGATCGAGCAAACGCACGCGAAGCCCCGCGGGTTCGGTTACTTTCGCGACTTCGACCCGAAGGCGTGCCGCCTCGAAATCAAACCCGGCGGCAACGCGACCGCGCCGCTCGGCTCGCAAATCGTCCTCGTCGCCACCGTGTACGACAAGGAAGGGGTACCGCGCCGCGACCGGCGCGTGGAGTGGATGATCGAGGGGCCGGGGAACATCGTCGAAGCGGACGAGTCCGGGGTCTTCGCCGGGCGCGGGTACAAGGTCGATAACAAGTACGCGGTCACGTACACGTCTTACATTCCCAAGACAATCACGCGCGGCAACGACGACCCGAAAGACGACGTGGCCGTTGAACCGGGACAAACGTTTGTGGTCATCAGCTCGGCCATCCCGGGCGAGACGGTGGTCACCGCTTACGCGCCGGAAGTCTTCAACTGGGACAACGGGCGCGTCATCACAAAAGTGATGTGGGGCGATTCGCGGTTCAAGTTCCCCGAAACCACGACCGTGCGCATCGGCGGCGAAACGACGCTCGCGACCAGCATCAACCCCGCGTCGGCGGACGCCGGGAGCAACTTCCGCGTGCGGTACCGGGTGATCGGCGGCCCGCCCGCGGTTCTCGTGTCAAAGAGCGGAGACGACACCACCGCGAGCCTGTCCGGGAGCGGCGGGAAGGAAGCCGAAGCGCTCACCGACACCAACGGCGAAGCGGCCGTGCGCCTCGTTCAGCGCGACCCGAAGGCCGGCAAGACGCGCGTCGCGGTCGAAGTGGTGAAGCCCCCGGAGAACGGCGTCGGCCCCGGTACGGTCGTCGGCCGGCGCGAAACGGTCGTCGAGTGGGCAACGGCCGAGGTGAAACTCAAGGTGGACGCGCCTCCGGTCGCGAGCGCGATCGGCACGTTCCCGGTGACGGTGTCGCTCGACAACATTGCCGGTGTGGACAGCAAGGACGCGCGCGTGCGGGTTACGATTTCCGACAGCGCGACCCTTTCGCGCAGCGAACCGCCGCCCACTCGTCAGGACGAAAAGGGCGGTCTGATCTTCGACCTCCCGCCCGTGAGCGGTAAGGGGAAGCAGTCGGTCGTGATGCAGGTGAGGCCCGCGAAGGTGGGGCAAGTCACAATCACCGCGGAAGCCGTCACCGCCGACAGTATGCGAGCGGACACGAGCGCGACGACGCGCGTCGAGCAAGGGAAACTGAACCTCGTGCTCGAAGTGCCCCCGATCGCACTCGCCGGCGAACGCATCCCGGGGCGCATCGCAATTACGAACGGCGGCGCGGCACCGGCCGAGAACGTGACCGTGTGGGCACAATTCGATGAGGGGTTGCTCTCCGGCACGGCGCGCAGTCCGGTCGAACTCACTGCCGGTACCCTCGCGCCGGGACAAACGAAGACGCTCGACCTTCCGCTGACCGCAAAGGCCACCGGCAGGTACGGTGTCCGCGTTCGCGCGACAGGCGACGGCAATTTGTCCGCTTCGGCGGAACCACTTTCCGTCGAGGTCCGCAAAGCCGAACTCGCGGTCGCGATCACCGGCCCGAAGCTCGCGTACCTCTACCAGCAGGTGAGTTGGTCGATCACGGTGGCCAATCGCGGCGACGCGCCCGTGTCGAACGCCGTGGTGCGAGCCACGCTCCCGCCCGAGGTGAAGATCACCGCTGCGGACGGCGGCACCATCGGCCCGGGTTCGGTGGAGTGGAAACTCGCGGACTTGGCTTCTGGCACGCAGAAATCGTTCAAGCTCGAAGGCGATGCGATCAAACTCGCGGCGCAAGCCGGTGTGACCGTCTCCGTGCTGGCAGACGCAACCAACAACGGCAAAACGGTAGGTACGCCGGTGGAGGGTCGAGCGGAAGCGTCGGTCGCGGTGATCGGGAACGCGGCCCTCTCGCTCGAACTCGCGACCCCGCCCGGGCTCGTGGAGGTGGGCAAGCGAGTCCGGTTCCAGATCCGCGTGAAGAACCAGGGGACCGTTTCCGCCCGCAATATCGACGTAACCGCACTAGCCCCGCCGGAACTGAAGCCGTTCCGCGGCACTGGGCCGGCGGAGGGCCGCATCGATAACGCCGGGCGCGTTGTGTTCCCGACGGTGGATGAACTGCAGCCGGGTCAAACGCTCACGTTCACGGTCGAAGTCGACGCGGCCCAAACCGGAGACGCCCGGTTCACGGCAGAAGTGAAGGCCGCGCACCTGCGGAACCCACTGAAGGAAGAACAGTCCGTCCGTGTTACCGGGAAGTAG
- a CDS encoding Bax inhibitor-1/YccA family protein, translating to MSYLVDGYHSETVASAPPSARVAFIRRTYAHLAGAVLAFVGIEAALLSSGLGMEVFKSLFASGGNGAWIALMVLFVVGGIGAQMMARSRQSVGVQYAGLTLYVLLEVIIFLPILIVATQAPQYAGKDLPLQAGIVTLAAFGGLTAAVFTSGKDFSFLGPVLWVGALLGMGLVIAAVIGGFSLGLGFAALMVALACGFIIYDTSNIMHHYSTDQHVSAALQLFASVALLFWYVLRIFMSVSNDD from the coding sequence ATGAGCTACCTCGTTGACGGATACCACAGCGAAACCGTGGCCTCAGCCCCGCCGAGCGCCCGCGTCGCGTTCATTCGCCGGACCTACGCCCACCTCGCGGGCGCGGTACTCGCGTTCGTGGGGATCGAAGCGGCCCTGCTGTCGTCCGGCCTCGGGATGGAGGTGTTCAAGTCGCTCTTCGCCTCCGGGGGCAACGGCGCGTGGATCGCGCTCATGGTGCTGTTCGTCGTGGGCGGCATCGGGGCACAGATGATGGCCCGGTCGCGCCAATCGGTGGGCGTGCAGTACGCAGGGCTCACGCTGTACGTACTGCTGGAAGTCATCATCTTCCTGCCCATTCTGATCGTCGCGACGCAGGCCCCGCAGTACGCCGGGAAAGACCTCCCGCTGCAAGCCGGGATCGTGACGCTGGCCGCGTTCGGCGGGCTGACCGCGGCCGTGTTCACGTCCGGCAAGGACTTCTCGTTCCTCGGGCCGGTCCTGTGGGTCGGGGCACTTCTGGGGATGGGGCTAGTCATTGCCGCGGTGATCGGCGGCTTCAGCCTGGGGTTGGGGTTCGCGGCGCTGATGGTGGCTCTGGCGTGTGGGTTCATCATTTACGACACGTCGAACATCATGCACCACTACAGCACCGACCAGCACGTGTCGGCCGCGCTGCAACTGTTCGCGTCCGTGGCGCTGCTGTTCTGGTACGTCCTCCGCATCTTCATGAGCGTCAGTAACGACGACTAG
- a CDS encoding class I SAM-dependent methyltransferase — protein sequence MDIAAKQAELDAVTWYHEFDFGNGLRTKTHCHQIEQHRHIWKFMESHLATIDFRDKSVLDIGAWDGYWSFFAEKRGARSVLASDDLGQNWSQGRGIHLAKELLGSSIEIDQNQSVYTLGARGQKFDVILFLGVYYHLHDPFHALAQIRHCCHPNTIVVVDGPVATNLEPNEALYDFPNQYCEWLPTVGALQQVLTATYFANTVAGYLEPQAPPPPPLAPPPGRLGWRWRIEMCRAALRGSRPDMVTLLDNVTPEPPPPPPHAHNKRVLLTCTPHEGAGTYHYRPPFGLDAYDPRFRNARGARTAA from the coding sequence ATGGACATCGCTGCGAAGCAGGCGGAACTGGACGCGGTCACGTGGTACCACGAGTTCGACTTCGGGAATGGATTGCGGACCAAAACGCACTGCCACCAGATCGAACAGCACCGGCACATCTGGAAATTCATGGAGTCGCACCTCGCGACCATTGATTTCCGCGACAAATCGGTTCTCGATATCGGCGCCTGGGACGGGTACTGGAGCTTCTTCGCCGAGAAGCGCGGGGCACGATCGGTACTCGCGAGTGACGACCTGGGGCAGAACTGGTCCCAGGGGCGCGGCATTCACCTGGCGAAAGAGCTGCTCGGCTCGTCCATCGAAATTGATCAGAACCAGTCCGTTTACACGCTCGGCGCGCGCGGGCAGAAGTTCGACGTAATTCTTTTCCTCGGCGTTTATTACCACCTGCACGACCCGTTCCACGCGCTCGCGCAGATCCGGCACTGTTGCCACCCGAACACGATCGTCGTTGTCGACGGCCCCGTTGCGACCAACCTCGAACCGAACGAGGCGCTGTACGACTTCCCGAATCAGTACTGCGAATGGCTCCCGACCGTCGGGGCGCTTCAACAAGTGCTGACAGCGACGTACTTTGCGAACACTGTTGCCGGCTACCTGGAACCGCAAGCCCCACCGCCCCCGCCGCTCGCTCCGCCACCCGGTCGGCTCGGCTGGCGGTGGCGCATTGAGATGTGCCGCGCGGCCCTGCGCGGTTCGCGCCCGGATATGGTGACCCTGCTCGATAACGTCACGCCCGAACCCCCGCCGCCGCCCCCGCACGCTCACAACAAGCGGGTGCTGTTGACTTGCACCCCTCACGAGGGTGCGGGTACGTATCACTACCGCCCGCCGTTCGGACTCGACGCTTACGATCCGCGTTTTCGTAACGCACGCGGTGCCCGTACCGCGGCGTGA
- a CDS encoding HEAT repeat domain-containing protein, with amino-acid sequence MVGYRSSRFVPVLVAGALMLSGPALAQQTGVQTLLPPPITIPVPPPPATSPLPSLELPALPTPPQPQPVPNFMPSVGGLPPTMPAPIRLAFKIDPNASVKDLLPPAPKIARARGPLVTDDLTKVEEVEFEARPEKVPSDGKLTERAAHQLAKINHMNAKKTDAFMAALVENRPDLAGLPFAMGDDCRTSGERSKQFGHAVATIRRSFPNQTTFGRQADGVPPGVQGFWPLYTTFCDQEDATRSRTDKVLAEHVAVARIAALMQMLAPESPELRTGLVKYLAAVQHAEATKALAKLAVFSSEDEVRNAAIDVLKVRREKDYTDILVKGLRYPFPAVAKRSADAITRIGRTDLIAELVAVLEEEDPRMPQLKKDADKKTLVVREMVKVNHHRNCMMCHAPNANSVVPASALAAEVPVQGQPLPTPAQGYRQSSPELMIRLDVTYLRQDFSVMLAVADAHPWPELQRFDFLVRERTLTGDEAAAYRDKLTPKEIGVLSPYHRAALAALRELTGKDTSPTAAAWRKLLDMPTKSDTKTKTEVIEIIRG; translated from the coding sequence ATGGTCGGTTACCGGAGTTCGCGGTTCGTACCAGTGCTCGTTGCGGGCGCGCTGATGCTGTCAGGGCCAGCACTGGCACAGCAAACCGGTGTGCAAACCCTTCTTCCACCTCCTATTACCATCCCGGTTCCACCGCCTCCCGCCACGTCCCCGCTACCCTCGCTGGAACTGCCCGCCCTGCCCACGCCGCCCCAACCCCAGCCCGTTCCGAACTTCATGCCGTCGGTTGGGGGCCTTCCACCGACCATGCCCGCACCCATACGACTCGCCTTTAAGATCGACCCAAATGCGTCCGTAAAAGACCTGCTGCCCCCGGCACCGAAGATCGCCCGCGCGCGCGGACCTCTCGTGACGGACGATCTCACGAAAGTAGAGGAAGTTGAGTTCGAGGCCCGCCCCGAGAAAGTGCCCTCGGACGGCAAGCTGACCGAACGGGCCGCGCACCAACTGGCGAAGATCAATCACATGAACGCGAAGAAGACCGATGCGTTCATGGCCGCGCTTGTGGAGAATCGCCCGGATCTCGCGGGTTTGCCTTTCGCGATGGGTGACGACTGCCGCACTTCTGGCGAGCGCAGCAAACAGTTCGGGCACGCGGTCGCAACAATCCGGAGGTCGTTCCCCAACCAAACGACTTTTGGCAGGCAAGCCGATGGCGTTCCTCCAGGGGTGCAAGGTTTTTGGCCGCTCTACACCACGTTCTGCGATCAAGAAGACGCGACTCGCTCCAGGACCGACAAGGTGCTCGCGGAACACGTTGCGGTCGCGCGCATCGCGGCGCTCATGCAGATGCTCGCGCCCGAGTCGCCGGAATTGCGCACCGGACTGGTGAAGTACCTCGCGGCTGTTCAGCACGCGGAAGCGACGAAGGCGCTCGCGAAGCTGGCGGTCTTTTCGTCCGAAGACGAAGTGCGGAACGCAGCAATTGATGTGCTCAAGGTGCGCCGGGAAAAGGACTACACCGATATTCTGGTGAAGGGGCTGCGCTACCCGTTCCCCGCGGTCGCGAAGCGGTCCGCGGACGCGATCACCCGCATCGGGCGCACGGACCTGATCGCCGAACTCGTCGCGGTGCTCGAGGAGGAAGACCCGCGGATGCCGCAACTGAAGAAGGACGCGGACAAGAAAACGCTGGTCGTGCGCGAGATGGTGAAGGTGAACCACCACCGCAACTGCATGATGTGTCACGCGCCGAACGCGAATAGCGTCGTGCCCGCGTCCGCACTCGCGGCCGAAGTACCGGTTCAGGGCCAGCCGCTCCCGACACCGGCCCAGGGCTACCGCCAATCGTCGCCGGAGCTGATGATCCGCCTCGACGTCACGTACTTGCGGCAAGATTTCTCGGTGATGCTCGCGGTCGCGGACGCGCACCCGTGGCCGGAACTGCAGCGGTTCGATTTCCTCGTTCGCGAACGCACGCTCACCGGTGATGAAGCGGCCGCTTATCGCGACAAACTCACGCCCAAAGAGATCGGCGTACTGTCGCCGTACCACCGGGCCGCGCTCGCCGCGTTGCGCGAGTTGACGGGCAAAGACACCAGCCCGACCGCGGCGGCCTGGCGGAAGTTGTTGGACATGCCCACAAAGTCCGACACGAAGACCAAGACCGAAGTGATTGAGATCATCCGCGGGTAG
- a CDS encoding FAD-dependent oxidoreductase translates to MREVTLVGGGLSGALLALMLARRGVSVTVYERRADVRAEQIEEGRSINLALSVRGIHALNRVGLDAEVLARAIPMRGRYIHPVTGTCSLIPYGRTADEVIHSVGRRGLNVQLLDALAREKNATVHFQHRCTNYNLRTQTLSIRDEAAGREFGVEAPVVIGTDGAASAVRLALMQNTRMNYSQEYLDHGYKELTIPPAPDGTFRLEPNALHIWPRGGYMMIALPNLDRSFTCTLFLPHQGTPGFDRLAVPSDVTAFFAQTFPDAVPLIADLPGEFFRNPTGGLVTVRCSPWYSAGHALLLGDAAHAIVPFFGQGMNCAFEDCEVLADLYDEQGGNWDEVFPRFFASRKPNTDAIAQLALDNFIEMRDTSADPHFALKRQLEHKLEERYPGQFVSKYGMVSFHRTPYREALERGRVQDRILMDVCSRANALAEIDIGAAFARLRAGA, encoded by the coding sequence ATGCGTGAAGTCACTCTGGTCGGCGGCGGGTTGTCCGGCGCGCTGCTCGCGCTGATGTTGGCGCGCCGAGGGGTGAGCGTCACCGTCTACGAGCGGCGCGCGGACGTGCGCGCCGAGCAGATCGAAGAGGGGCGCTCGATCAACCTCGCGCTCTCGGTGCGCGGGATTCACGCCCTGAACCGCGTGGGCCTCGACGCCGAGGTGCTGGCGCGGGCGATCCCGATGCGCGGCCGGTACATCCACCCCGTAACCGGTACCTGTTCGCTCATCCCCTACGGGCGCACGGCCGACGAAGTCATTCACTCCGTCGGGCGCCGCGGGCTGAACGTGCAACTGCTCGATGCCCTCGCGCGCGAAAAGAACGCCACCGTACACTTCCAGCACCGCTGCACCAATTACAACCTCCGCACGCAGACGCTGTCTATCCGCGACGAAGCCGCCGGGCGCGAATTCGGGGTCGAAGCCCCCGTTGTGATCGGCACCGACGGTGCGGCGTCCGCGGTGCGACTCGCGCTGATGCAAAACACGCGCATGAATTACTCACAGGAGTATTTGGACCACGGCTATAAGGAATTGACGATCCCGCCCGCGCCCGACGGTACGTTCCGGCTGGAACCGAACGCGCTGCACATCTGGCCGCGCGGCGGGTACATGATGATCGCGCTGCCGAACCTCGATCGCTCGTTCACCTGCACGCTGTTCCTGCCGCACCAAGGCACCCCGGGATTCGATCGACTCGCAGTGCCCAGCGACGTGACGGCGTTCTTCGCCCAAACGTTCCCGGACGCGGTCCCGCTCATTGCCGACCTCCCGGGCGAGTTCTTCCGCAACCCGACCGGCGGACTGGTCACCGTGCGCTGTTCGCCGTGGTATTCCGCTGGGCACGCGCTTCTGCTCGGCGATGCGGCGCACGCGATCGTCCCGTTCTTCGGCCAGGGAATGAACTGCGCGTTTGAAGATTGCGAAGTGTTGGCGGACCTGTACGACGAGCAGGGCGGAAACTGGGACGAGGTGTTCCCGCGGTTCTTCGCGTCGCGGAAGCCGAACACCGACGCCATCGCGCAACTGGCGCTGGACAACTTCATCGAGATGCGCGACACATCAGCCGATCCGCACTTCGCCTTGAAGCGGCAACTCGAACACAAGCTCGAAGAACGCTACCCGGGCCAGTTCGTCTCGAAGTACGGGATGGTCTCGTTCCACCGCACCCCGTACCGCGAGGCCCTCGAACGCGGGCGCGTACAGGATCGAATTCTGATGGACGTGTGCTCGCGGGCGAACGCCCTCGCCGAAATCGACATCGGTGCCGCGTTCGCGCGGCTCCGCGCCGGGGCGTGA
- the kynU gene encoding kynureninase produces MTIAELRARADELDRIDALSHFRDRFCVPHHTDGSETRYLCGNSLGLAPKAARASVEQELLAWESLGVEGHFKPERPWVSFHELFAEHLATIVGAAPHEVVAMNTLTVNLHLMLTSFYRPEPARFKVLVGHAAFPSDRYALASQIALRGFTPENALITAAPREGEHTLRTEDVVALIEQHASELALVLMDGVNYYTGERIDIAAITEAAHRYGITAGFDLAHAAGNVPLALHDWDADFAVWCHYKYLNGGPGCVAGCFVHERHGFARDPLPRMAGWWGHDKHSRFQMGPEFEPILGAEGWQLSNPPLFSLAALLPSLELFADAGMDRLRAKSEALTGFLDRTLRTLFPEWIEIITPSAPTHRGCQLSVRVKRDAKKAFTALGANGVICDWREPDVIRLAPVPLYNRFADVVRCAEVLSAIHAGSDSL; encoded by the coding sequence ATGACGATCGCCGAACTTCGCGCACGAGCCGACGAACTCGACCGGATCGACGCACTCTCGCACTTCCGCGATCGGTTCTGCGTTCCGCACCACACGGACGGCTCGGAAACAAGGTACCTGTGCGGTAACTCGCTCGGCCTCGCGCCGAAGGCCGCCCGCGCATCTGTCGAACAGGAACTGCTCGCGTGGGAATCGCTCGGCGTCGAGGGGCACTTCAAGCCCGAGCGCCCGTGGGTGTCGTTCCACGAGTTGTTTGCCGAACACCTCGCGACGATCGTGGGCGCGGCCCCGCACGAAGTGGTCGCGATGAACACGCTCACGGTGAATCTTCACCTGATGCTCACGAGCTTCTACCGCCCGGAACCGGCGCGCTTCAAAGTGCTCGTCGGGCACGCCGCGTTCCCCTCGGACCGGTACGCACTGGCATCGCAAATCGCCCTACGCGGATTCACGCCAGAAAATGCCCTCATCACCGCCGCACCGCGCGAAGGCGAGCACACGCTGCGCACCGAAGACGTTGTTGCCCTCATCGAGCAGCACGCGAGCGAACTGGCGCTCGTGCTCATGGACGGCGTGAACTACTACACCGGCGAGCGCATCGACATCGCGGCGATTACAGAAGCCGCGCACCGGTACGGGATCACCGCTGGGTTCGACCTCGCGCACGCGGCCGGCAACGTGCCGCTCGCGCTTCACGACTGGGACGCCGATTTCGCCGTGTGGTGCCATTACAAGTACCTCAATGGCGGGCCGGGTTGCGTCGCCGGGTGCTTCGTTCACGAGCGCCACGGGTTCGCACGCGACCCGCTCCCGCGAATGGCGGGCTGGTGGGGCCACGACAAGCACAGCCGTTTTCAAATGGGGCCGGAGTTCGAGCCGATTCTGGGCGCGGAAGGCTGGCAGCTCAGCAACCCGCCACTGTTCTCGCTCGCCGCGCTGTTACCGTCACTCGAACTGTTCGCGGACGCCGGAATGGACCGCCTCCGCGCAAAAAGTGAGGCGCTCACGGGCTTCCTCGATCGCACGCTCCGCACACTCTTCCCGGAGTGGATCGAGATCATCACGCCCTCCGCTCCCACTCACCGAGGGTGCCAGCTTTCCGTGCGCGTGAAGCGCGACGCGAAGAAGGCGTTCACCGCACTCGGCGCGAACGGCGTCATTTGCGACTGGCGCGAACCGGACGTGATCCGCCTCGCCCCGGTCCCGCTGTACAACCGGTTCGCGGACGTGGTGCGGTGCGCGGAGGTGCTGTCCGCGATTCACGCGGGTTCGGATTCTCTGTAA
- a CDS encoding cyclase family protein — translation MPFAQVTIGARIYPLTKWVDISIPLDPHGPQPNAYGVPPATARPYSGDGFVLDTRRGGSCNCDVIELTPHCNGTHTESVGHLTTERFPLSKVTLPLFLPCVLFSVAPEGREIRADAIERAIGRAPVEFRNALVVRTLPNDPDKITRKWEDATTPYFGPDAMAAIRVHGVQHLLVDLPSLDPLIDGGHLTAHRIFWDVPPGSKELPDARACQRTVTEMIFVPDRVPDGRYALMVQVPPLVSDAAPSRPLLFDLDGAV, via the coding sequence ATGCCGTTCGCGCAGGTCACCATCGGAGCGCGCATCTACCCCCTCACCAAGTGGGTCGATATCTCCATTCCGCTCGATCCGCACGGCCCGCAACCGAACGCATACGGAGTTCCGCCCGCGACCGCACGACCGTACTCCGGCGACGGCTTCGTGCTCGACACGCGACGGGGCGGGTCGTGTAACTGTGACGTAATCGAACTGACACCGCACTGCAACGGTACGCACACCGAGAGCGTCGGGCACCTCACGACGGAACGCTTCCCGCTCTCGAAGGTTACGCTGCCGTTGTTCCTGCCGTGTGTGCTGTTTTCGGTGGCTCCCGAGGGGCGCGAGATCCGCGCGGATGCGATCGAACGCGCCATAGGAAGGGCTCCGGTCGAGTTCCGAAACGCGCTCGTTGTTCGCACGCTCCCGAACGATCCGGACAAAATCACGCGCAAGTGGGAGGACGCGACCACTCCCTACTTCGGACCCGACGCAATGGCCGCGATCCGCGTGCACGGTGTGCAGCACCTGCTCGTCGATCTACCGTCGCTCGATCCGTTGATAGACGGGGGACATCTGACCGCGCACCGTATATTCTGGGACGTGCCGCCCGGTTCAAAAGAATTGCCCGATGCGCGTGCGTGTCAGCGCACGGTCACCGAGATGATCTTCGTGCCCGATCGGGTGCCGGACGGTCGTTACGCGCTCATGGTCCAGGTGCCGCCGCTGGTTTCGGACGCGGCCCCGTCTCGCCCACTCCTTTTCGATCTGGATGGCGCGGTATGA
- a CDS encoding amidohydrolase family protein — protein sequence MLTVDIHTHILPQHLPRWADRFGYGGFVELAHHRPGCAHMMVDGKFFREIEMNCWSAEKRIEECEACGVRVQVLSTVPVMFSYWAKPEHGYEVARFLNDDIAATVRKYPKRFIGLGTLPLQDPALAVRELDRCVHELGFRGVQIGSNVNQANLNAAELFPVFQRAEELGAAVFVHPWEMFGKNELNQYWMPWLVGMPAETTRAIVSLIFGGVLERLPKLRIAFAHGGGSFPTTIGRIEQGFRCRPDLCAIHNTVNPREYLSRIVVDALVHDARSLQYLIDVMGSDRVALGTDYPFPLGETEPGSLIRSMNLPRDTEENLLFRTACSWLGVVPEQFE from the coding sequence ATGCTCACCGTCGATATCCACACGCACATTCTGCCGCAACACTTGCCGCGCTGGGCCGACCGGTTCGGCTACGGCGGGTTCGTGGAACTCGCGCACCACCGGCCCGGCTGCGCGCACATGATGGTTGATGGTAAGTTCTTCCGTGAAATCGAGATGAACTGTTGGAGCGCGGAGAAGCGCATCGAAGAGTGCGAGGCGTGCGGCGTCCGCGTGCAGGTGCTCTCTACCGTGCCCGTCATGTTCAGCTACTGGGCCAAGCCCGAGCACGGGTACGAGGTCGCCCGGTTCCTCAACGACGACATCGCGGCGACGGTGCGGAAGTATCCGAAGCGGTTCATCGGGCTCGGCACGCTGCCGCTTCAAGACCCGGCCCTTGCGGTGCGCGAACTGGACCGCTGCGTTCACGAACTCGGCTTCCGCGGGGTGCAGATCGGCTCGAACGTCAACCAGGCGAACCTGAACGCGGCCGAACTCTTCCCCGTCTTCCAGCGCGCGGAGGAACTCGGCGCCGCGGTGTTCGTTCACCCCTGGGAGATGTTCGGCAAAAACGAACTGAACCAATACTGGATGCCGTGGTTGGTGGGAATGCCGGCCGAAACGACGCGGGCGATCGTGTCACTGATCTTCGGCGGCGTGCTGGAGCGGCTCCCGAAACTGCGGATCGCGTTCGCGCACGGCGGCGGGTCGTTCCCCACAACGATCGGGCGCATCGAACAGGGGTTCCGCTGCCGCCCGGACCTGTGCGCGATTCACAACACTGTGAACCCGCGCGAGTACCTGAGCCGCATCGTGGTCGATGCGCTCGTACACGACGCGCGCAGTCTGCAATACCTGATCGACGTCATGGGTTCGGACCGCGTCGCGCTCGGCACGGACTACCCGTTCCCGCTGGGCGAAACGGAACCGGGATCGCTCATCCGCTCCATGAACCTTCCGCGCGACACCGAAGAGAATCTGCTCTTTCGGACCGCGTGCTCGTGGTTGGGGGTGGTACCGGAACAGTTCGAGTAA
- a CDS encoding 3-hydroxyanthranilate 3,4-dioxygenase — MLRTPLNFKRWINEHRHLFKPPVGNKMVWEDADSIIMVVGSNTRKDFHVNEGEEFFYQVEGDIVLKVQDEGKIVDIQIREGDIFLLPARVPHSPRRPDGTIGLVIEKKREADQMDGFQWYCEGCGAKLHEEFAHITNIVTQLPPIFTRFYGDEAKRVCKVCGERFTDPKKAGA, encoded by the coding sequence ATGCTCCGCACGCCGCTCAACTTCAAGCGCTGGATCAACGAGCACCGCCACCTCTTCAAACCGCCGGTCGGCAACAAGATGGTGTGGGAGGACGCGGACTCCATCATCATGGTGGTCGGGTCGAACACGCGAAAGGATTTCCACGTCAACGAGGGCGAAGAGTTCTTCTATCAGGTCGAGGGCGACATCGTTCTGAAGGTGCAGGATGAGGGAAAGATTGTGGACATCCAGATCCGCGAGGGGGACATCTTCCTGCTCCCGGCGCGCGTGCCGCACTCCCCGCGCCGGCCCGATGGCACGATCGGCCTCGTGATCGAGAAGAAGCGCGAAGCGGACCAGATGGACGGTTTCCAGTGGTACTGCGAGGGGTGCGGGGCCAAATTGCACGAGGAGTTCGCCCACATCACGAACATCGTCACGCAGCTCCCGCCGATCTTCACCCGGTTCTACGGCGACGAAGCCAAGCGCGTTTGCAAGGTTTGCGGGGAACGGTTCACGGACCCGAAGAAGGCCGGCGCGTGA